Within Hydrogenoanaerobacterium saccharovorans, the genomic segment ACATAGTGCCAAGCTCGCTGGGTTATGTGGAGAATAACGCACCGAGAATGGTCATGACGCCTTGGTTTGAGCAAGAAATCCCATTTAATATGGCAGCCGAAATCGGCACAAAAAAAGTAATCACCGAGCATTCTACCATAGGGCTGGTGGTTACCACCGACGGCAGCATCAGCGATATCCCTCGGGCAGAGTACGAAGAAGCCGAAATGCGCGTGATAGATGAGCTTAAAGAGATTGACAAACCGTTTGTTGTGCTGCTGAACTGTGTTAACCCCAACGCCCCGCAAGCGCAGGAGCTGCGCCAAGCGATGCAGGAAAAATACTGTGTACCGGTTTTGGCAGTAAATTGCTTAGAACTTGAAGAGCCCGACATCAAAGAGATTTTATCTTCGGTGCTGTATGAGTTCCCGGTCAAAGAAATCAGCGTAGAAATGCCGCGCTGGATTCTCTCGCTTGACAAAGAGCATTGGCTGAAAAGCTCGCTGATGGGGTCGATTTTCGGTGCATGCAACGACATCACCCACATGCGTGAGGTAAAAGAAAAACTGGGCGCTATTACTGAATGCGAAAATGTCAGCAATGCTCAGATTGCGGGTATCGACCTTGGCAAAGGCAAGGCTCGGCTTTGTGTCAATATCCCCAGCCAGCTTTTCTACAAAGTGCTTGGCGAAACCACCGGCATCGAGATTGAATCGGAAGAAGCGCTGATGCCTTGCATGATTGAGCTTGCAAGGATGAAACGAGATTACGAAAAGGTAAAAGGTGCGCTCGACCAAGTAGCGGCAACCGGTTATGGCATTGTAATGCCCACGCTTGACGAACTTACCCTTGAAGAACCCGAGATTGTAAAACAGGGCGGGCGCTACGGAGTAAGGCTAAAAGCGAGTGCGCCAAGTATCCATATGATGCGAGCCACCATCAACACCGAGGTAAGCCCGATTGTTGGCAGCGAAAAACAAAGCGAAGAACTGGTTATGTATCTGCTCAAAGAGTTTGAAGAAAGCCCTGCGAAGATTTGGGAATCCAACATCTTTGGCAAGAGCCTGCACGAACTGGTGAACGAGGGGCTGCACAATAAGCTTTATCGTATGCCCGAAGATGCGCGCATCAAACTGCAGGAGACCATTGAGCGCATTATTAATGAGGGATGTACCGGCCTGATATGCATTATACTATAATAAAACTGATACAAAGCACTGAACCCCCGTGCAATTATATGCATCAGGGGTTCTTTTTTGATTATATGGCAGTTTTACTACGAAAAATGAATAATGTAAGAATGTATGCAGCCCCGCCGAAGATAAGCAATAAGATAAAAGAAGGAACATAACTGTGGTAGGCGGTTTGAAGCATGCCTGCAACCATAGGCCCCAGTAAGGATGAGGCTATGGTGGAAAGATTGGTGAGCGCATAGTTAAACCCAAGATATTTCATACCGTATTCCGCGCGGATGAAATGATTTTGTGCGATGGAGGTACCGCCGTACACCGTGCCTACAAATGCAAACCCTGCCGCCAGCAGAAAGACAGAGCCGGATGAAAATGCTGCAATGCTGAGAACAGCCCCTGCAATCAAGAACAAACCGATGAGCAGGTGTGTGAAACGTGCGCCTGCTTTATCGAGCAAATGCCCCCACGCAAGGCGAGAAAAACCGTTAAAAACGGCAACTGTACCCGTTACAAAACCGGCGACCGCAGAACTTGCGCCAAGGTCGATGGCGGCAGGTGCGGCATGCCCGATAATCATCAGCCCTGCACCGCCTGTAAGCACTACCCACAGCACAAAAAGCTGGTAAGAGTGTTTACGCACCATTTGGCGTGGGGGAACATCGGGTACCGATTGCTGCGGTATTTCATCATGAGCTGCAGAACTGTTGACAGGCACAGCGGGGATACGCATCACCATCGCCCCAACTACCAACAGAACAAAGTAGATACCGCCGATTGCCAGAAATGCCGTACGCCATCCCCAAAGAGCAATAACAGTTGTAGCGCCCGAACCGAGCACCAACCCGCCCAAACCAAAAGCCATAAGCAGTGCGCCTGTAACGGTGCCTGCTTTTTCGGTAAACCAAAACACTACAGCGGTTAATACGCAGTTGTAGCAAATGCCTACACCAAAGCCGCTAAACACACCATAAAACACGTACAAGCCAAACAGTGTGTTAATTTTAACAGCACCTGCAAAACCTACAGCAATCAAAACCGCAGCAATGAGTAACGAGAAACGGACCGATTTTTTAGCGGTAAAATAGCCCGAGAATATACCGCCTACCACAGAAACACTCATTGATACGGTAAAAACCATCGAGGTTTGTGCGCGATCCCATCCAAACTCTGTTTCGATAGGTGCTACAAACACCGACCATGCAAACAGCAGCCCAGCGAACAGCATTAATAAAAGCCCGAGTGTAAGCTGCAATCCCCGGTAAAATTTTGTACGATCCATAAATAGCTGCCTTCTTTCGTAGAAAAATGCCGCCGACCGATAAAGCCGACGGCAAAGAATGGATAGAATCAGCGGTTGTAGTAAGCAGCCAGGTCGAACGCGGGGAAAATGCCTTTATCTGTAACAACACCGTCGCAAAGGCTGGGCGGGGTAATATCAAACGCGGGGTAAAAACCCTTGACACCGTCCATGGTGGTTTTGGTGCCCAGTGCATCCATAACAAGGGCAGGGTCGCGTTCTTCAATGGTTACGGTATCAATTGTGGGATGCGCAAGGTTAGGAGTGCCTGTTACATAATAAGGAATACCCCAGTAATTTGCGGCAAGTGCGATCTGGAAAGTACCTACTTTGTTGACAACGTAGCCATCCATCGAGATAACATCAGCAGCCGAGGTGAACACATCCACATTTTTGTTTTTAATGGTGTAACCGGGCATATTATCGGTGATGACAGTGACATCGAAGCCCATATCGCACACACAGCTTGCGGTGAGGCGTGCACCTTGGAAATAAGGGCGTGTCTCGGGGCAGATGACTTTGATTTCGTTGCCGTTATTGCGGCAGGCGCGCAGCATCATGCCAATAATCGTCTCAGCAAAGCACTGCGTCATAACCGTACCGTTTTTAGGGAACTTGCTTGCGAGAAGAATACCGGTTTTCTCGATTCTCTCGTATTTTTCATTCACATCCTCAAGAGCGCGGTTAAACACGGCATCCACCACATTGGTGCCGCCGGCAATTGCCTCACGCGCGGCTTCAAGGCAGCTGTTTACGGTTTTTACCATCTTAGCAACCGTGGTTGGGCGTGCATGAGAAAGTGTATATGCCGCATCTTCCAGGTATTTTATCATATCGGCTTCGTTCTTATCGCGGCATTCGTAGGCTGCAAGTGCCATGCCCATTGCTGCGGCAGTGTACGGTCCTCCACTTTGTGTGACCATATCTGCAATTGCCTGCGCTACTTCTTGGTGTTTGGTGCAAGTGACAAATTCGGTGCGAATGGGGTAGATGCGACGGTCAAGGATGCGAACCTTTCCGTCCTCATACCATGCAATGTTTTCGTATTGCAGCATAAATGCTAAGTCTTTATCGGCTCTGATCATGGTAAAATCCTCCCTTGTTCAATTATTCTTCGGGTATACCCATTTTACGGCGCATTTTATTTTGCTCATCTTTCGACATTTCGTGAACGGTGCCGATGATTTTGGCTTGGGTGCAAATTTTGGCTGCATCTTCTGTATAAACAGCGCGGATGTGTGCTCTGTCTAGGTTGGGGCCGATGGCAAGTACGCCATGATTGGCAAGCAGACAAGCGGTGCGGTTGTGCAGCACTTTCAGCGCCTCTGTCCCCAGTTCTGCCGAGCCGGGTATACGGTACTCTGCAACCGGCACATCGCCGTACAGAAAAAACATCATTTCAATCAGGATGACAGGAATTCTGTCGTGGGTGACGGCAAAACCGGTTGCATAGGGGGAATGCGTATGTACCACAGCGTGCACATCGTTACGGTTTTTGTAAATTTCGGTGTGCATCTTCCACTCGGAGGACGGATTGTGGAACCCTTCGACAATTTTGCCGTCAAGGGTAATCACCATAACGTCGTCAATAGTCATAGTGGGGTACGCAATCGAGCCGGGGGTGATGGCAACCAGACCGGTTTCCGGGTCGCGCATGCTCAGATTACCGCTGGTGCCTGCAAACAGTTTTTCTTCGTACGATTGTTTGGAATAATCCAAAACAGCTTGTTTCATTTCTAATATCGTCATTGGCTGCATCCTCATTTCAATTGCGCTAATTTCTCTTCTTTAATGCGGTTTGCGTGGAACATCACTTTTTCAAGGTCGATATCGGTGAATACACCGTTTTTGTAAACGATATTACCGTCAATCATCGAAAGGCAAATATCATTGGACTGTGCTGAATACATGATGTTGGAGAGCACGTCAAACACGGGCTGCAAATGCGGTTTGTCAAGGTCGTAGATGACAATATCCGCACGGTTACCCATTTTGATGCTGCCGCAGTCGGCTCTGCCTTGAGAAAGCGCACCGTTTCTGCATGCCAGCTCCAGCAATTGTTTGGGGCCTAAAAACAGCGGGTCGTTGTTGGCACCTTTTTGCAAGATGGATGCGAGATTGACTTCTTCCAATGAATTAAGGTTATTATTGCTTGCCGCACCATCGGTACCGATACCCACGCGGATGCCTTTTTCAAGCATCTTTTTTACAGGGGCAATGCCACTGCCGAGTTTTAAATTGCTCGAAGGGCAGTGGCAGGCGGTAACGCCCTTTTGTGCCATAATATCAAAGTCTTCTCCTTCAATCCAAACACAGTGCGCCGCAGTGGCGGGTACATCAAATACACCGCACTTGTTAAAAAACTGTATGGGTGTAAGCCCGCCGCGGCGTTGTTTGCACTCGTTGTGCTCTTTTTGTGTTTCGGAGATATGCGTATGCATATGAAGATGATTTTCTTTAGCGAATTCTGCAATTTCACGCACCAATGTTTCGGTGGACGTGTATTCTGCATGAAGAGAGGCATCACCGATAATACGGTCGTGATTTGCATTTTTAACATAATCCATCAGATAGTGAATGCCTTTATAACCGTTGATGTCGGTGAAATGCACGTCATCGCTGAAGGCAGAACAGCCGTGAGATAAATTGGCTTTCATACCTGCCTCTTCTACCGCTTTGGAGATGCCGTCCATCTCCATGTACATATCGGTAAACGACACAGCACCGCTTGCAATCATTTCTGCCATACCCAGCAAACTGCCCCAGTACATATCCTCAGGGGTGAGCAGCGCCTCAAACGGGAACATGCGCTCGGTGAGCCAGCGATGCAAGGGCAGCCCTTCGCCGTAGCCGCGAATAAGTGTCATGGGTACATGGCAGTGAATGTTGAAAAAGCCTGGCATTGCCACTTTATTGTTACCGTCGTAGATTTCGCCGTTATAATTTTCAGGCATTTCTTTGCCGATATAGGTAATCTTTTTGCCTTCGGTAACAACGTTAAGATGCTCTTGTGCTTCGTAATTTTCATCAATTACAGTAATATTTTTAAAAAGCATAGCAAGCACCTACATTTCTTTTATAATTTCGCGAAGAAGCTCTTTAAAGCGCCCCGATGCATCGTGAGCAGCAATGGAAACCTCTTCACCCGAAAGCTTCTGCGGAAGAACGCCCGCCGCCATGTTGGTCATCAGCGACAGTGCAAGCAAATCCATGCCGCAGTGCGCCGCTGTGAGTGCCTCCGTGACAGTGGACATACCCACTGCATCGCCGCCTAAGGTACGAATGGCGCGAATTTCAGCCGGGGTTTCAAATTGCGGCCCCATCCAAAAGAAGTATACACCGTCATGCATGCGGTATTCTTGTCCCAGTTTTTTTGCACAATCCATAGCAAGTTTGCGTAGGGAGGGGGTGTACATTTCACATGTATCGAAAAAGCGCAGGCCAAATTCGGGGATGTTTGGCCCTCTCATCGGGCTTGCACCCATCAGCTTGATGTGGTCGTTGATAATCATAATATCGCCCACCTTATAAGCCTTGTTGACGGCACCTGCGGCGTTGGTGAGGATGGTTTTTTGTACGCCGATTAGTTTGAATACACGGATGGGCGCGGCGAGCTGTTCAAAGTCGTACCCCTCGTAATAATGGAAGCGGCCGGACATACAAACCACGTATTTGCCTGCAAGTTTGCCGAAAATCAGTTTACTTGCATGAGATTCCACTGTGGAAACAAGAAAATTGGGGATGTCTTTGTAGTCAATCACAATCTGGTCTTCAATTTCGTCTGCCAGCGAGCCGAGGGAAGAGCCTAATATTAAGGCAACCTCCGGTTTGTGAGGAATTTTGCTTAAAATATAATCAGCGCTCTCTTTATAAAATTCATAAGTATACTTTTGCAAATCAGTTCATCCTTTCTGAAATTATG encodes:
- the spoIVA gene encoding stage IV sporulation protein A, coding for METRNIYQDIATRTDGDIYIGVVGPVRTGKSTFIKKFMETLVLPNIQSDSRRERATDELPQSSAGRTIMTTEPKFIPEEAVEIHVDDNASLQVRMIDCVGYIVPSSLGYVENNAPRMVMTPWFEQEIPFNMAAEIGTKKVITEHSTIGLVVTTDGSISDIPRAEYEEAEMRVIDELKEIDKPFVVLLNCVNPNAPQAQELRQAMQEKYCVPVLAVNCLELEEPDIKEILSSVLYEFPVKEISVEMPRWILSLDKEHWLKSSLMGSIFGACNDITHMREVKEKLGAITECENVSNAQIAGIDLGKGKARLCVNIPSQLFYKVLGETTGIEIESEEALMPCMIELARMKRDYEKVKGALDQVAATGYGIVMPTLDELTLEEPEIVKQGGRYGVRLKASAPSIHMMRATINTEVSPIVGSEKQSEELVMYLLKEFEESPAKIWESNIFGKSLHELVNEGLHNKLYRMPEDARIKLQETIERIINEGCTGLICIIL
- a CDS encoding MFS transporter — its product is MDRTKFYRGLQLTLGLLLMLFAGLLFAWSVFVAPIETEFGWDRAQTSMVFTVSMSVSVVGGIFSGYFTAKKSVRFSLLIAAVLIAVGFAGAVKINTLFGLYVFYGVFSGFGVGICYNCVLTAVVFWFTEKAGTVTGALLMAFGLGGLVLGSGATTVIALWGWRTAFLAIGGIYFVLLVVGAMVMRIPAVPVNSSAAHDEIPQQSVPDVPPRQMVRKHSYQLFVLWVVLTGGAGLMIIGHAAPAAIDLGASSAVAGFVTGTVAVFNGFSRLAWGHLLDKAGARFTHLLIGLFLIAGAVLSIAAFSSGSVFLLAAGFAFVGTVYGGTSIAQNHFIRAEYGMKYLGFNYALTNLSTIASSLLGPMVAGMLQTAYHSYVPSFILLLIFGGAAYILTLFIFRSKTAI
- a CDS encoding S-methyl-5-thioribose-1-phosphate isomerase, producing the protein MIRADKDLAFMLQYENIAWYEDGKVRILDRRIYPIRTEFVTCTKHQEVAQAIADMVTQSGGPYTAAAMGMALAAYECRDKNEADMIKYLEDAAYTLSHARPTTVAKMVKTVNSCLEAAREAIAGGTNVVDAVFNRALEDVNEKYERIEKTGILLASKFPKNGTVMTQCFAETIIGMMLRACRNNGNEIKVICPETRPYFQGARLTASCVCDMGFDVTVITDNMPGYTIKNKNVDVFTSAADVISMDGYVVNKVGTFQIALAANYWGIPYYVTGTPNLAHPTIDTVTIEERDPALVMDALGTKTTMDGVKGFYPAFDITPPSLCDGVVTDKGIFPAFDLAAYYNR
- a CDS encoding class II aldolase/adducin family protein gives rise to the protein MTILEMKQAVLDYSKQSYEEKLFAGTSGNLSMRDPETGLVAITPGSIAYPTMTIDDVMVITLDGKIVEGFHNPSSEWKMHTEIYKNRNDVHAVVHTHSPYATGFAVTHDRIPVILIEMMFFLYGDVPVAEYRIPGSAELGTEALKVLHNRTACLLANHGVLAIGPNLDRAHIRAVYTEDAAKICTQAKIIGTVHEMSKDEQNKMRRKMGIPEE
- a CDS encoding amidohydrolase family protein; the encoded protein is MLFKNITVIDENYEAQEHLNVVTEGKKITYIGKEMPENYNGEIYDGNNKVAMPGFFNIHCHVPMTLIRGYGEGLPLHRWLTERMFPFEALLTPEDMYWGSLLGMAEMIASGAVSFTDMYMEMDGISKAVEEAGMKANLSHGCSAFSDDVHFTDINGYKGIHYLMDYVKNANHDRIIGDASLHAEYTSTETLVREIAEFAKENHLHMHTHISETQKEHNECKQRRGGLTPIQFFNKCGVFDVPATAAHCVWIEGEDFDIMAQKGVTACHCPSSNLKLGSGIAPVKKMLEKGIRVGIGTDGAASNNNLNSLEEVNLASILQKGANNDPLFLGPKQLLELACRNGALSQGRADCGSIKMGNRADIVIYDLDKPHLQPVFDVLSNIMYSAQSNDICLSMIDGNIVYKNGVFTDIDLEKVMFHANRIKEEKLAQLK
- a CDS encoding purine-nucleoside phosphorylase encodes the protein MQKYTYEFYKESADYILSKIPHKPEVALILGSSLGSLADEIEDQIVIDYKDIPNFLVSTVESHASKLIFGKLAGKYVVCMSGRFHYYEGYDFEQLAAPIRVFKLIGVQKTILTNAAGAVNKAYKVGDIMIINDHIKLMGASPMRGPNIPEFGLRFFDTCEMYTPSLRKLAMDCAKKLGQEYRMHDGVYFFWMGPQFETPAEIRAIRTLGGDAVGMSTVTEALTAAHCGMDLLALSLMTNMAAGVLPQKLSGEEVSIAAHDASGRFKELLREIIKEM